In Priestia megaterium NBRC 15308 = ATCC 14581, the following proteins share a genomic window:
- a CDS encoding NupC/NupG family nucleoside CNT transporter: MYFLLNLLGVFVVMGVVFLCSPKKKEIKWRPIASLLVVEVLITWFMLGTSIGTWIINKIASFFTWLISCANDGIAFAFPSVMGNETVDFFFSALLPIIFVVTFFDILSYFGILTWIIDKVGWVISKVSRLPKLESFFAIQMMFLGNTEALAVIRNQLSVLKDNRLLTFGIMSMSSISGSIIGAYLTMVPATYVFTAIPLNCLNALILVSLLNPVHVTKEEDMIYVPPKSEKKDFFSTISNSMLVGMNMVIVILAMVIGYVALTSALNGILGVIVDGLTVQKIFSYIFSPFAFLLGLTGHDAMYVAQLMGIKLATNEFVAMMDLKKNLDTLPPHTIAVATTFLTSFANFSTVGMIYGTYNSTLSEGKSTIIGKNVWKLLVSGIAVSLLSAMIVGLFVW, from the coding sequence ATGTACTTTTTATTAAATTTATTAGGCGTTTTTGTCGTAATGGGTGTCGTCTTTTTATGTTCTCCTAAAAAGAAAGAGATAAAGTGGCGTCCAATTGCTTCACTGTTAGTCGTTGAAGTCCTCATTACTTGGTTTATGTTAGGAACTTCAATCGGAACATGGATTATTAATAAGATTGCTTCGTTCTTTACTTGGCTAATTTCCTGTGCTAACGATGGAATTGCTTTTGCGTTCCCATCTGTAATGGGAAATGAAACGGTTGACTTTTTCTTCAGTGCATTACTGCCTATCATCTTTGTCGTGACATTTTTTGATATTTTATCTTACTTTGGTATTTTAACGTGGATTATTGATAAAGTAGGCTGGGTCATTTCGAAAGTTTCTCGTTTGCCTAAATTAGAAAGCTTTTTCGCTATTCAAATGATGTTTTTAGGAAATACAGAAGCATTAGCGGTTATTCGTAATCAGCTTTCTGTGTTAAAAGACAACCGTTTGCTTACGTTTGGAATTATGAGTATGAGCAGTATTAGCGGATCTATTATCGGTGCTTATTTAACGATGGTTCCCGCTACGTACGTGTTTACAGCAATTCCACTGAACTGTTTAAACGCGCTTATTTTAGTGAGCTTATTGAATCCAGTTCATGTTACAAAAGAAGAAGATATGATTTACGTACCGCCAAAGTCGGAGAAAAAAGACTTTTTCTCTACCATTTCAAACAGTATGTTAGTCGGAATGAACATGGTTATTGTTATTTTAGCGATGGTTATTGGATATGTAGCTCTTACATCTGCGCTTAACGGTATTTTAGGCGTTATCGTAGACGGCTTGACTGTACAAAAGATTTTCTCTTATATCTTTAGTCCATTCGCATTTTTACTAGGGCTAACGGGACATGATGCAATGTACGTAGCTCAGCTGATGGGTATCAAGCTAGCAACAAATGAATTCGTGGCAATGATGGATTTGAAGAAAAATCTAGATACACTTCCACCGCATACGATTGCAGTTGCTACAACATTCTTAACATCTTTTGCTAACTTCAGTACGGTAGGTATGATTTATGGGACGTATAATTCTACGTTATCAGAAGGTAAATCAACGATTATTGGAAAAAACGTATGGAAACTGCTTGTGAGCGGTATCGCTGTTTCGTTATTAAGTGCTATGATTGTTGGATTGTTTGTTTGGTAA
- a CDS encoding LiaG family protein: protein MKKILAFILVIGGTAVLFSTAFAPSSWSLSSFKTSRSEAALSSDIQHIQIDSPSISTTVVPQDRQDIKTKVEGKGKVDVKQNGDTLVVTYQKSPFQWLSIFSNTKVTICIPRDYHHNLALTVGSGDLQVATQPEQALQLKDVSIKVGSGNASISNLRSTSLRTDVNSGDLQLSNVESQTAKFAVGSGEIKGTNYKGKLQARIGSGDLYMDFKKLEEAVSIDVGSGDAVLVLPKSAGFKVNGKVSSGDINNDFKLSNATVTEDVLKGKHGNGKYPIDAAVSSGELTLKSK from the coding sequence GTGAAAAAAATATTGGCTTTTATTTTAGTGATAGGTGGTACGGCAGTCCTCTTTTCTACTGCATTTGCACCTTCCTCTTGGTCGTTAAGTTCATTCAAGACGTCCAGGTCTGAAGCGGCGTTATCAAGTGATATTCAGCATATTCAAATTGACTCTCCCAGCATTAGTACAACTGTCGTGCCGCAAGATCGTCAAGATATTAAAACAAAAGTAGAAGGTAAAGGAAAAGTAGATGTAAAGCAAAATGGAGATACCCTAGTCGTCACTTATCAAAAAAGTCCTTTTCAATGGCTTTCTATTTTTTCAAATACAAAAGTGACAATCTGCATTCCTAGAGATTATCACCACAACCTTGCGCTTACGGTAGGTTCTGGGGACCTTCAAGTTGCTACACAGCCTGAGCAAGCGCTTCAGCTGAAAGATGTTTCGATTAAAGTAGGTTCTGGAAATGCAAGTATTTCAAACTTGAGGAGCACCTCTCTTCGTACGGATGTCAATTCTGGAGATTTACAGCTGAGTAATGTTGAAAGCCAAACAGCTAAATTTGCTGTAGGCTCTGGGGAAATTAAAGGAACAAACTATAAAGGAAAACTTCAGGCGCGCATTGGATCTGGTGATCTCTATATGGATTTTAAAAAGCTAGAAGAAGCGGTTTCTATAGATGTAGGATCTGGAGATGCCGTGCTGGTTCTTCCGAAAAGCGCTGGTTTTAAAGTGAATGGAAAAGTAAGCAGCGGTGATATAAACAATGACTTTAAGTTAAGCAATGCAACCGTAACAGAAGATGTATTAAAAGGAAAGCATGGAAATGGAAAATATCCTATTGATGCAGCTGTTTCAAGCGGAGAATTAACGTTAAAATCAAAATAA
- a CDS encoding amino acid permease, with amino-acid sequence MIEGQQQTNELKKTMKSRHLFMISLGGVIGTGFFLGTGYTISQAGAIGAILSFIVGGFIMYLTMLCLGELAVAMPVSGSFQTYTTKFIGPGVGFAFGWLYWLGWAVTVALEFLSAGQLMQRWFPDSPVWIWCAIFALLLFSLNALSAKAFGEAEFWFASIKVLAIILFIVLGGAAMFGFLPLSNGDSAPLFSNYTAHGVFPHGISAVLITMITVNFSFQGTELIGVAAGESENPDKTVPRAIKQTVWRTLVFFVLAVAVLAGMIPLEKAGVVESPFVVVFDQIGIPYAADIMNFVILTALLSVANSGLYAATRMLYSLSKDNMASSAFMKVNKRGVPMNALLLTLGIALLSLLSGFFAQETVFVWLISAAGLGAQIGWITIAASLLAFRKRYINQGGQIEDLKFKVPLYPVLPLIALVLNTIVLGSMAFDAEQRMALYVGIPLALLFYAYYHARVKKKVDLSISRQEVQLKDDKKVIL; translated from the coding sequence ATGATAGAAGGACAACAGCAAACAAATGAATTAAAAAAGACGATGAAAAGCAGACATTTGTTTATGATTTCGCTCGGCGGGGTTATCGGTACAGGGTTCTTTTTAGGAACAGGATACACGATTAGCCAAGCAGGAGCGATTGGAGCTATCCTTTCGTTTATCGTAGGTGGCTTCATTATGTACTTAACAATGCTTTGCTTAGGGGAACTTGCAGTAGCAATGCCAGTTTCGGGTTCGTTTCAGACATATACAACAAAATTTATTGGCCCTGGTGTTGGTTTCGCTTTTGGATGGTTATATTGGTTGGGCTGGGCTGTAACGGTTGCATTAGAATTTTTGTCAGCAGGTCAGCTTATGCAAAGATGGTTTCCTGATTCTCCTGTATGGATCTGGTGTGCTATATTTGCCCTTTTATTATTCTCATTAAATGCACTGTCAGCTAAAGCGTTTGGTGAAGCGGAGTTTTGGTTTGCCAGCATTAAAGTGTTAGCTATTATTTTATTTATCGTGCTTGGTGGAGCTGCTATGTTTGGTTTTCTTCCACTAAGTAATGGAGACAGCGCACCGCTTTTCTCTAATTATACGGCTCATGGCGTGTTTCCTCACGGAATTAGTGCCGTGTTGATTACCATGATTACAGTTAACTTTTCATTCCAAGGCACGGAGCTTATTGGTGTAGCGGCTGGGGAAAGTGAAAACCCAGACAAGACTGTACCAAGAGCCATTAAACAAACGGTATGGAGAACGCTTGTATTTTTTGTACTAGCTGTAGCTGTCTTAGCGGGTATGATTCCGCTTGAAAAAGCAGGCGTAGTTGAGAGTCCATTTGTTGTTGTATTTGACCAAATTGGTATTCCATATGCAGCAGATATTATGAACTTTGTTATCCTAACGGCACTGTTATCTGTAGCTAACTCAGGTCTTTATGCAGCAACGCGTATGCTGTATTCATTGTCAAAAGATAACATGGCAAGTTCAGCTTTCATGAAAGTAAATAAACGCGGTGTGCCGATGAATGCCCTGCTTTTAACATTAGGCATTGCGCTTTTATCTTTACTTTCAGGATTCTTTGCTCAAGAAACAGTATTTGTATGGCTCATTTCTGCAGCGGGTTTAGGTGCACAAATCGGCTGGATTACGATTGCTGCATCACTGCTTGCATTTAGAAAAAGATATATAAATCAAGGAGGGCAAATCGAGGATTTAAAATTTAAAGTCCCTCTTTACCCGGTATTACCTTTAATCGCATTAGTATTAAATACAATCGTATTGGGAAGCATGGCATTTGATGCAGAACAGCGAATGGCGTTGTATGTCGGTATTCCACTAGCGCTGCTGTTTTATGCTTATTATCATGCACGTGTAAAAAAGAAAGTTGATTTATCTATCAGCCGTCAAGAAGTGCAGCTTAAAGACGACAAAAAAGTAATTTTATAA
- the bioD gene encoding dethiobiotin synthase, whose translation MGKAYFITGTGTDIGKTLVTSILYKVLGRLGIKTTICKPFQTGYQDEIGGYPDIHWFETRLGVADTGIYQLKPETSPHLAIALSNKQVEPSIVLKRINELKKKFDVVLVEGAGGLAVPLIEEETTFYMTKDLMIDAQMPVIAVGTTGLGAIHDALSTFSYASEHHLKINGLIFNRFNHSSIIHNDNVRTIEKLLQISSLMTVPVFTHIDEELDAYIEKMMRQKSVIQHIQEVFDCAVSKS comes from the coding sequence ATGGGCAAAGCGTATTTTATTACGGGAACTGGAACAGATATTGGAAAAACCCTGGTTACAAGTATTTTGTATAAAGTACTTGGTCGTCTAGGAATAAAAACGACAATTTGCAAACCATTTCAAACTGGCTACCAAGACGAAATTGGAGGTTATCCAGATATTCACTGGTTTGAAACAAGGCTTGGAGTAGCAGATACGGGTATTTATCAGTTAAAGCCGGAGACGTCTCCTCATTTGGCTATTGCACTGAGCAACAAGCAAGTGGAGCCTTCAATCGTCTTAAAACGCATTAATGAATTAAAAAAGAAATTTGATGTAGTGCTCGTAGAAGGAGCGGGAGGTCTTGCCGTGCCTTTAATTGAGGAGGAAACAACGTTTTATATGACAAAAGATTTGATGATAGATGCACAAATGCCGGTTATTGCTGTTGGAACGACGGGATTAGGAGCTATTCATGATGCGCTTTCTACCTTTTCATATGCAAGTGAGCATCACCTTAAAATCAACGGACTCATTTTTAATCGTTTTAATCACAGCAGTATCATTCATAACGACAATGTTCGAACGATTGAAAAGCTGCTTCAAATATCATCTCTAATGACCGTTCCAGTATTCACACATATCGATGAAGAGTTAGATGCATATATTGAGAAAATGATGAGGCAAAAAAGTGTTATTCAACATATTCAGGAGGTGTTTGACTGTGCCGTATCAAAAAGCTGA
- a CDS encoding biotin transporter BioY, producing MKPKTMAYVSLFAALTAIGAFIKIPIPYIPFTLQIVPVYLAGALLGPRLGLYSQLCYIGIGLIGVPVFAEGGGLGYIFKPTFGYLIGYAMGAFMNGYLIQKYDLKKPFSIFSANLSTLAIVYAVGCFWLYGAMKWIIEKPLSLSDTLLFGAVLPMPGDLLLCILCSVLIHRMQPQFSRLSSKRVKAG from the coding sequence ATGAAACCGAAAACAATGGCGTATGTTTCCTTATTTGCAGCTTTAACGGCGATTGGTGCATTTATAAAAATTCCTATTCCCTACATACCGTTTACTCTTCAAATTGTTCCTGTTTATTTAGCCGGTGCGCTGTTAGGTCCGCGTTTAGGTTTGTATAGTCAGCTATGCTACATAGGTATTGGGTTAATCGGTGTTCCGGTTTTTGCAGAAGGAGGAGGTTTAGGGTATATCTTCAAACCAACGTTTGGCTATTTAATTGGCTATGCTATGGGTGCATTTATGAACGGCTACCTTATTCAAAAATATGACTTAAAGAAACCTTTTTCTATCTTTTCAGCTAATTTATCTACGTTAGCTATTGTGTACGCAGTCGGCTGCTTCTGGCTTTACGGAGCAATGAAATGGATAATTGAAAAGCCTCTTTCACTGAGTGATACACTTCTTTTTGGAGCTGTTTTGCCAATGCCTGGAGATCTTTTGTTATGTATTTTATGTTCAGTGCTGATTCACCGAATGCAGCCTCAATTTAGTCGTTTGTCATCAAAGCGGGTCAAAGCGGGGTAA